Proteins encoded in a region of the Burkholderia ubonensis subsp. mesacidophila genome:
- the glnE gene encoding bifunctional [glutamate--ammonia ligase]-adenylyl-L-tyrosine phosphorylase/[glutamate--ammonia-ligase] adenylyltransferase: MTDASALISTSYSHYLARAVAARPALAGRIAAWAAAPVSRAQLETRLDELLAAPAGAAAPTEDQFKKALRQLRAEVFGAVAERDLRGLADVAEVTGAMTDLAEVAVQRALALLSAELDALYGEPRGADGQRVVLGVVGMGKLGGRELNVSSDIDLIFVYEDDGETAGGARAALSTQEYFTRLGRRLIGVLSEVTADGYVFRVDMRLRPNGDSGPLVCSLGMLEEYFYVQGREWERYAWIKGRLVSEGESDAARRLATQLDAIVKPFVYRRYLDFGVIGAIRSLHQQIRQEAARRASMRPDKADDIKLGRGGIREIEFSAQVFQLIRGGQDAGFRVRPTLAVLRHAQARGLIGDDVEARLADAYQFLRTLEHRLQYRNDAQTHAMPVDADERAALAASLGLADYAALMTVLDGHRTFVEAQFDQIFADKVNGGPCGAADDSAAAWIWSGALADDGADDTLAARLESLGFGDPQAVLTRLRAVWQSSRYTGLGEKSRQRFDSVAQRALEAAPRIDAAHRDDTIVRLFDLLETVSRRGVYLALLTEYPAALDRVLSVLGATRWGGGYLIRHPQLLDELLDDEAIASPFDWPAFKNALRARLAAADGPEQQMDLLRHAQHAEVFRILLIDLAGQLSVEHISDRLSELADAVLDVTIEIVWSQLAKRHRDVPQFAVIAYGKLGGKELGYASDLDLIFLYDDPDERAADVYTTFTRRLITWLTTATGAGALFDIDLRLRPNGEAGLLVTDLDAFRRYQLREGDAANTAWVWEHQALTRARYSAGDAQIGAAFEAIRQQVLTMPRDATVLAKEIVDMRDKVFAGHPNHGELFDLKHDRGGMVDIEFIVQYWVLLHASRDPELIRNTGNIALLREVARFGLMSEAEAERVGAAYRTYRKLQHKLRLDGMEKARVDPAMVADERAAVTALWERVFGGA, translated from the coding sequence ATGACCGACGCTTCAGCCCTGATCAGCACGTCCTATTCCCACTATCTGGCGCGCGCGGTCGCGGCGCGCCCCGCGCTCGCCGGCCGGATCGCCGCGTGGGCGGCCGCGCCCGTGTCCCGCGCGCAGCTCGAAACGCGGCTCGACGAGCTGCTCGCGGCGCCCGCCGGGGCGGCCGCGCCCACCGAGGACCAGTTCAAGAAGGCGCTCCGCCAGCTGCGCGCCGAGGTGTTCGGCGCGGTCGCCGAGCGCGACCTGCGCGGGCTGGCCGACGTGGCCGAGGTCACGGGCGCGATGACCGATCTCGCCGAGGTGGCCGTGCAGCGCGCGCTCGCGCTGCTGTCGGCCGAGCTCGACGCGCTGTACGGCGAGCCGCGCGGCGCGGACGGCCAGCGCGTCGTGCTCGGCGTGGTCGGGATGGGCAAGCTGGGCGGGCGCGAACTGAACGTGTCGTCCGACATCGACCTGATCTTCGTCTACGAGGACGACGGCGAGACGGCGGGCGGCGCTCGCGCGGCGCTGTCGACGCAGGAATATTTCACGCGGCTCGGCCGCCGCCTGATCGGCGTGCTGTCCGAAGTAACGGCCGACGGCTACGTGTTCCGCGTCGACATGCGGCTGCGCCCGAACGGCGATTCCGGGCCGCTCGTCTGCAGCCTCGGGATGCTCGAGGAGTACTTCTACGTGCAGGGGCGCGAGTGGGAGCGCTACGCATGGATCAAGGGCCGGCTCGTGTCGGAAGGGGAGAGCGATGCGGCCCGGCGGCTCGCCACGCAGCTCGACGCGATCGTCAAGCCGTTCGTCTACCGGCGCTACCTCGATTTCGGCGTGATCGGCGCGATCCGCTCGCTGCACCAGCAGATCCGCCAGGAGGCAGCGCGCCGCGCGTCGATGCGGCCGGACAAGGCCGACGACATCAAGCTCGGGCGCGGCGGGATCCGCGAGATCGAATTCAGCGCGCAGGTGTTCCAGCTGATCCGCGGGGGCCAGGACGCGGGGTTCCGCGTGCGGCCGACGCTCGCCGTGCTGCGCCATGCGCAGGCGCGCGGGCTGATCGGCGACGACGTCGAGGCGCGGCTCGCCGACGCTTACCAGTTCCTGCGTACGCTCGAGCACCGGCTGCAATACCGCAACGACGCGCAGACCCACGCGATGCCGGTCGACGCCGACGAGCGCGCGGCGCTGGCGGCGTCGCTCGGCCTGGCCGACTATGCGGCGCTGATGACGGTGCTGGACGGCCACCGGACGTTCGTCGAGGCGCAGTTCGACCAGATCTTCGCGGACAAGGTCAACGGCGGGCCGTGCGGGGCCGCCGACGACAGCGCGGCGGCCTGGATCTGGAGCGGCGCGCTCGCCGACGACGGCGCGGACGATACGCTGGCGGCCCGTCTGGAAAGCCTCGGCTTCGGTGATCCGCAGGCGGTGCTGACGCGCCTGCGCGCGGTCTGGCAGTCGTCGCGCTACACGGGCCTGGGGGAAAAGAGCCGCCAGCGCTTCGACAGCGTCGCGCAGCGCGCGCTCGAGGCGGCGCCGCGGATCGACGCCGCGCACCGCGACGACACGATCGTGCGGCTGTTCGACCTGCTCGAGACGGTCAGCCGGCGCGGCGTCTACCTCGCGCTGCTGACCGAGTACCCGGCGGCGCTCGATCGCGTGCTGTCGGTGCTTGGCGCGACGCGCTGGGGCGGCGGCTACCTGATCCGGCACCCGCAACTGCTCGACGAGCTGCTCGACGACGAGGCGATCGCGAGCCCGTTCGACTGGCCCGCGTTCAAGAACGCGCTGCGCGCGCGGCTCGCGGCGGCCGACGGCCCCGAGCAGCAGATGGACCTGCTGCGCCACGCGCAGCACGCGGAGGTGTTCCGCATCCTGCTGATCGATCTCGCGGGGCAACTGTCGGTCGAGCACATCAGCGACCGCCTGTCCGAGCTGGCCGACGCGGTGCTCGACGTGACGATCGAGATCGTCTGGTCGCAGCTCGCGAAGCGCCACCGCGACGTGCCGCAGTTTGCGGTGATCGCGTACGGCAAGCTGGGCGGCAAGGAGCTCGGCTACGCGTCGGATCTCGACCTGATTTTCCTGTACGACGACCCGGACGAGCGCGCGGCGGACGTCTACACGACCTTCACGCGTCGGCTGATCACATGGCTGACGACGGCGACCGGCGCGGGCGCGCTGTTCGACATCGACCTGCGGCTGCGGCCGAACGGCGAGGCCGGGCTGCTCGTCACCGATCTCGACGCGTTCCGCCGCTACCAGCTGCGCGAGGGCGATGCGGCGAACACCGCGTGGGTCTGGGAGCACCAGGCGCTGACGCGGGCGCGCTACAGCGCGGGCGATGCGCAGATCGGCGCGGCGTTCGAGGCGATCCGCCAGCAGGTGCTGACGATGCCGCGCGACGCGACCGTGCTCGCGAAGGAAATCGTCGACATGCGCGACAAGGTGTTCGCCGGCCATCCGAACCACGGCGAGCTGTTCGACCTGAAGCACGACCGCGGCGGGATGGTGGACATCGAGTTCATCGTCCAGTACTGGGTGCTGCTGCATGCGTCGCGCGATCCGGAGCTGATTCGCAATACCGGCAACATCGCGCTGCTGCGCGAGGTCGCGCGCTTCGGGCTGATGAGCGAGGCGGAAGCCGAGCGCGTCGGCGCGGCCTATCGGACATACCGGAAGCTGCAGCACAAGCTGCGGCTCGACGGGATGGAGAAGGCGCGGGTCGATCCGGCGATGGTCGCCGACGAGCGGGCGGCGGTGACGGCGCTGTGGGAGCGGGTGTTCGGCGGCGCGTGA
- a CDS encoding carbohydrate-binding protein produces the protein MNPIRLAFATTALSAAAAGLFSASAGAAEPASTSLKNLSRGDGQCLAWQPADNAAVFAACDGSAAQDWTFEPRDGFQRIVNTGASAVHGTKMCLHAAAGDTGMGRVAVGVCSEGDQTMRDWRADRGLDGQVVFGNRYRTNTGRPAEVLAPRDGGAGVATQNVRGQPSSVWNSAASIAPSQRPLLGDKSVLVMVTHFNDSKPADSEVVRKAVFGDGDDYSSLRRYLEVASRGKLTLHGQTLDSVNLGDRPATCDSGTIRAAARNAALARGVNPDKFNYLFVDLPKMSNCNWGGLAATPGNWILSNASGHGYWMWSHEFGHNLGAKHPGSLVDCPTPGGTVEVGGACRAGKIDDPSDTMGGGGRRLYPASYQLFAGWLGEADVPEIKGDGPYRLAPLWGDAPGAKAYRIARADGSTLWLEFRQPQRGFDDWKSDDPFVNGVIVRTVAYGGNVLTNTLVDSTPGSATGMKDAPLMPGNALHDTLAGKIVTVKSVGPDGAVVEVKNDGLLLPQAVVTGPQQAAAGAAVVLSGASSAGEQLRYAWAPPAGIDAKPNGAELRFVAPSLEQDRDYAFALTVINDKGYTSQATHVVKVKAQEIVAPPRAAISGPASVDGGAAVTLSGASSTGKGLTYAWTGPAGVSIVQNGAAARFAAPKASDERRLAFKLVVTDALGRKAEATHGVTVRASAGEGAVAWDPKKTYATPCHEVSHAGKTWLNGWWVLGDVPGTGGEWAAWREKGVANMHAVCKG, from the coding sequence TTGAATCCGATTCGTCTTGCCTTTGCCACGACGGCGCTGTCTGCGGCCGCCGCTGGATTGTTTTCCGCTTCCGCCGGCGCTGCCGAGCCGGCTTCCACGTCACTCAAGAACCTGTCGCGGGGCGATGGCCAGTGCCTGGCCTGGCAGCCGGCCGACAACGCGGCGGTGTTTGCCGCGTGCGACGGCAGTGCCGCGCAGGACTGGACCTTCGAGCCGCGCGACGGCTTCCAGCGCATCGTCAACACCGGCGCGAGCGCCGTGCACGGCACGAAGATGTGCCTGCACGCGGCCGCGGGCGATACCGGCATGGGGCGCGTGGCGGTCGGCGTGTGCAGCGAAGGCGACCAGACGATGCGCGACTGGCGGGCGGACCGCGGCCTCGACGGCCAGGTGGTGTTCGGCAACCGGTACCGGACCAACACTGGCCGGCCCGCCGAGGTGCTGGCCCCGCGCGACGGCGGAGCCGGCGTCGCGACGCAGAACGTGCGCGGCCAGCCGTCGTCGGTCTGGAACTCGGCCGCGTCGATTGCGCCGTCGCAGCGCCCGCTGCTCGGCGACAAGTCCGTGCTGGTGATGGTGACGCACTTCAACGACTCGAAGCCGGCCGACAGCGAGGTCGTGCGCAAGGCGGTGTTCGGCGACGGCGACGACTATTCGTCGCTGCGGCGCTATCTCGAGGTTGCGTCGCGCGGCAAGCTGACACTGCACGGACAGACGCTCGACAGCGTCAATCTCGGGGACCGGCCCGCCACCTGCGATTCGGGCACGATCCGCGCGGCCGCGCGCAACGCGGCGCTCGCCCGTGGCGTGAACCCGGACAAGTTCAACTACCTGTTCGTCGACCTGCCGAAAATGAGCAACTGCAACTGGGGCGGTCTCGCCGCGACGCCAGGCAACTGGATCCTGTCGAACGCGAGCGGCCACGGCTACTGGATGTGGTCGCACGAGTTCGGTCACAACCTCGGTGCGAAGCATCCGGGCTCGCTCGTCGACTGCCCGACGCCGGGCGGCACGGTCGAGGTCGGCGGCGCGTGCCGCGCCGGCAAGATCGATGATCCGTCCGACACGATGGGCGGCGGCGGCCGGCGCCTGTATCCGGCGAGCTATCAGTTGTTCGCCGGCTGGCTGGGCGAGGCCGACGTGCCCGAGATCAAGGGCGACGGCCCCTACCGGCTCGCGCCGCTATGGGGCGATGCGCCGGGCGCGAAGGCTTACCGCATCGCGCGCGCCGACGGTTCGACGCTGTGGCTCGAGTTCCGTCAGCCGCAGCGCGGCTTCGACGACTGGAAGTCGGACGATCCGTTCGTCAACGGCGTGATCGTGCGAACCGTCGCATACGGTGGCAATGTGCTGACGAACACGCTGGTCGATTCGACACCCGGCAGCGCGACGGGCATGAAGGACGCGCCGCTGATGCCCGGCAACGCGCTGCACGACACGCTGGCGGGCAAGATCGTCACCGTCAAGTCGGTCGGGCCGGACGGTGCCGTGGTCGAGGTGAAGAACGACGGCCTGCTGCTGCCGCAGGCCGTGGTCACCGGGCCGCAGCAGGCGGCCGCGGGCGCGGCGGTCGTGCTGTCGGGCGCATCGTCGGCCGGCGAGCAATTGCGCTACGCGTGGGCGCCGCCGGCCGGCATCGACGCGAAGCCGAACGGCGCGGAATTGCGCTTTGTCGCGCCGTCGCTCGAGCAGGACCGCGATTACGCGTTCGCGCTGACCGTGATCAACGACAAGGGCTATACGTCGCAGGCGACCCACGTCGTCAAGGTGAAGGCGCAGGAGATCGTCGCCCCGCCGCGCGCCGCGATCAGCGGGCCGGCGTCGGTCGACGGCGGCGCGGCCGTCACGCTGTCCGGCGCATCGTCGACGGGCAAGGGGCTGACGTATGCGTGGACCGGGCCGGCCGGCGTATCGATCGTCCAGAACGGCGCGGCCGCGAGGTTCGCCGCGCCGAAGGCGAGCGACGAGCGCCGCCTTGCGTTCAAGCTGGTGGTGACCGACGCACTGGGCCGCAAGGCTGAGGCGACCCACGGCGTGACCGTGCGCGCATCCGCGGGCGAGGGCGCGGTCGCATGGGATCCGAAGAAGACGTACGCAACGCCGTGCCACGAGGTCAGCCATGCCGGCAAGACCTGGCTCAACGGTTGGTGGGTGCTCGGCGACGTGCCGGGTACGGGCGGCGAGTGGGCGGCATGGCGCGAGAAGGGTGTCGCGAACATGCATGCGGTGTGCAAGGGCTAA
- the recN gene encoding DNA repair protein RecN has product MLRHLSIRDFVIVAALDLEFDSGFTVFSGETGAGKSILIDALALALGERADASVVRTGCGRADITAEFTQHDRVARWLDEHAFDAEDTVMLRRVIDANGRSRAFINGTSATLAQLREVGEMLVDIHGQHAHQLLMRPDAQRELFDTHAGLVADAATVARAWRVWRDATQAIDAAKAHERELQLEREKLAWQLAELDKLAPQPGEWDEVSNEHKRLSHSANLIDGVQGALNALSEADDAMLAQLGAIVSKLRSLADYDPALGDALASLEPAEIQLQEAVYSLSHYAQRLDLDPNRLAQVETRLDALHSAARKFRLPPDTLHEEHAARRAQLAALDAAADLGALHAAQAKAWDAYLADAKRLSKARAQAAKALGTAVTAGMQELSMAGGSFEVALVPLADGGPHGLEQVEFRVAGHPGVPLRPLAKVASGGELARVSLALAVIASAASPTPTLIFDEVDTGIGGGVAEVVGRLLHQLGRDRQVLCVTHLPQVAARGDQHFQVAKGADDNGGTVSTVVPLDKASRVEEVARMLGGLEITATTRKHAKEMLAA; this is encoded by the coding sequence ATGCTCCGCCACCTCTCGATCCGCGACTTCGTCATCGTCGCCGCGCTCGATCTCGAATTCGACAGCGGCTTTACCGTTTTCTCCGGCGAAACCGGCGCCGGCAAATCGATCCTGATCGACGCGCTCGCACTGGCGCTCGGCGAACGCGCCGACGCGAGCGTCGTGCGCACCGGCTGCGGCCGCGCCGACATAACCGCCGAATTCACCCAGCACGACCGCGTCGCGCGCTGGCTCGACGAGCACGCGTTCGACGCCGAGGACACTGTGATGCTCCGCCGCGTAATCGACGCGAACGGTCGCTCGCGCGCGTTCATCAACGGCACCAGCGCGACGCTCGCGCAATTGCGCGAAGTCGGCGAAATGCTCGTCGACATCCACGGCCAGCACGCGCACCAGCTGCTGATGCGGCCGGATGCGCAGCGTGAGCTGTTCGACACCCATGCCGGGCTCGTCGCCGACGCCGCGACCGTCGCGCGCGCGTGGCGCGTCTGGCGCGATGCGACCCAGGCGATCGACGCGGCGAAGGCGCACGAGCGCGAACTGCAGCTCGAACGCGAAAAGCTCGCGTGGCAGCTCGCCGAGCTCGACAAGCTCGCGCCGCAGCCCGGCGAATGGGACGAGGTCAGCAACGAACACAAGCGCCTGTCGCATTCGGCGAACCTGATCGACGGCGTGCAGGGCGCGCTCAATGCGCTGTCCGAGGCCGACGACGCGATGCTCGCGCAGCTCGGCGCGATCGTGTCGAAGCTGCGCAGCCTCGCCGACTACGATCCGGCGCTCGGCGATGCGCTCGCGTCGCTCGAGCCGGCCGAAATCCAGCTGCAGGAGGCCGTCTACTCGCTGTCGCACTACGCGCAGCGCCTCGACCTCGACCCGAACCGGCTCGCGCAGGTCGAAACGCGTCTCGACGCTTTGCATTCGGCCGCCCGCAAGTTCCGCCTGCCGCCCGACACGCTGCACGAGGAGCACGCGGCGCGGCGCGCGCAGCTGGCCGCGCTCGACGCCGCCGCCGACCTCGGCGCGCTGCACGCCGCGCAGGCCAAGGCGTGGGACGCTTACCTCGCCGACGCGAAGCGCCTGTCGAAGGCGCGCGCGCAGGCGGCCAAGGCGCTCGGCACGGCCGTGACCGCCGGCATGCAGGAGCTGTCGATGGCAGGCGGCAGCTTCGAGGTGGCGCTCGTGCCGCTCGCCGACGGCGGCCCGCACGGCCTCGAGCAGGTCGAGTTCCGCGTCGCCGGGCACCCGGGCGTGCCGCTGCGGCCGCTCGCGAAGGTCGCGTCGGGCGGTGAGCTCGCGCGGGTCAGCCTCGCGCTCGCAGTCATTGCGAGCGCCGCGAGCCCGACGCCGACGCTGATCTTCGACGAAGTCGATACGGGGATCGGCGGCGGCGTCGCCGAAGTGGTCGGCCGGCTGCTGCACCAGTTGGGCCGCGACCGGCAGGTATTGTGCGTGACCCACCTGCCGCAGGTCGCGGCGCGCGGCGACCAGCACTTCCAGGTCGCCAAGGGCGCCGACGACAACGGCGGCACCGTGTCGACGGTCGTCCCGCTCGACAAGGCGAGCCGCGTCGAGGAAGTCGCGCGGATGCTCGGCGGGCTCGAGATCACGGCAACGACGCGCAAGCACGCGAAGGAAATGCTGGCGGCGTGA
- a CDS encoding NAD kinase has translation MKTGNQFHTVALVGRSNTPSIAEPLATLADCLAKQGFEVVFEADTAREFGIAGYSALTPAEIGARADVAVVLGGDGTMLGIGRQLAPYKTPLIGINHGRLGFVTDIAAADMQARVPVMLSGKFEREERSLLEARIMRNGEPIYHALAFNDVVVNRSGFSGMVELRASVDGRYMYNQRSDGLIVATPTGSTAYALSSAGPILHPQLQGIVLVPIAPHALSNRPIVLPDDTKIAIQIVGGRDVNVNFDMQSFTALELNDTIEVRRSKHTVPFLHPIGYSYYATLRKKLHWNEHASNEDDDTAP, from the coding sequence ATGAAAACCGGTAATCAGTTCCATACTGTCGCGCTCGTCGGCCGGAGCAACACGCCCAGCATCGCCGAGCCGCTTGCCACGCTGGCCGACTGCCTCGCGAAGCAGGGTTTCGAGGTCGTCTTCGAAGCCGACACTGCGCGCGAGTTCGGCATCGCCGGCTACTCGGCGCTCACGCCGGCCGAAATCGGGGCGCGCGCCGACGTGGCGGTCGTGCTCGGCGGCGACGGCACGATGCTCGGCATCGGCCGGCAGCTCGCGCCGTACAAGACGCCGCTGATCGGGATCAACCACGGGCGGCTCGGCTTCGTCACGGACATCGCGGCGGCCGACATGCAGGCGCGCGTCCCTGTGATGCTGTCCGGCAAGTTCGAGCGCGAGGAACGGTCGCTGCTCGAGGCGCGGATCATGCGCAACGGCGAACCGATCTACCACGCGCTCGCGTTCAACGACGTCGTCGTGAACCGCAGCGGCTTCTCCGGGATGGTCGAGCTGCGCGCGTCGGTCGACGGCCGGTACATGTACAACCAGCGCTCGGACGGCCTGATCGTCGCGACGCCGACCGGCTCGACCGCGTACGCGCTGTCGTCGGCCGGGCCGATCCTCCATCCGCAGCTGCAGGGCATCGTGCTCGTGCCGATCGCACCGCATGCGCTGTCGAACCGGCCGATCGTGCTGCCCGACGACACCAAGATCGCGATCCAGATCGTCGGCGGGCGCGACGTCAACGTGAATTTCGACATGCAGTCGTTTACCGCGCTCGAACTGAACGACACGATCGAGGTGCGCCGCTCGAAGCACACCGTGCCGTTCCTGCACCCGATCGGCTACAGCTATTACGCGACGCTGCGCAAGAAGCTGCACTGGAACGAGCACGCATCGAACGAAGACGACGACACGGCGCCCTGA
- the hrcA gene encoding heat-inducible transcriptional repressor HrcA has product MLDPRARTLLKTLIERYIADGQPVGSRTLSRYSGLELSPATIRNVMSDLEELGLVSSPHTSAGRVPTPRGYRLFVDTMLTVEAPIDAEAVARQVQTTLQAGEPQQKVVAAAASVLSNLSQFAGVVLTPRRSHVFKQIEFMRLSDKRILLIIVTPEGDVQNRMLATPRDYSPSQLTEASNYINAHFAGLSFDEVRRRLRDEIDQLRGDMTALMHAAVTASTEVPDTEDTVLISGERNLLEVADLSSDMARLRKLFDVFDQKTGLLQLLDVSSHAQGVQIFIGGESTLVPIEEMSVVTAPYEVNGQIVGTLGVIGPTRMAYNRVIPIVDITARLLSLTLSQQ; this is encoded by the coding sequence ATGCTAGATCCTCGCGCACGAACCCTCTTGAAAACCCTGATCGAACGGTATATCGCCGACGGTCAGCCGGTCGGATCGCGCACGTTGTCTCGTTATTCCGGGCTGGAGCTGAGCCCGGCGACGATCCGCAACGTGATGTCCGACCTGGAGGAGCTCGGCCTCGTCTCGAGCCCGCACACGTCGGCCGGCCGGGTGCCGACCCCGCGCGGCTACCGCCTGTTCGTCGACACGATGCTGACGGTCGAGGCGCCGATCGACGCCGAGGCGGTCGCCCGCCAGGTCCAGACCACGCTGCAGGCCGGCGAGCCGCAGCAGAAGGTGGTCGCGGCCGCGGCGAGCGTGCTGTCGAACCTGTCGCAATTCGCGGGCGTCGTGCTGACGCCGCGCCGCAGCCACGTGTTCAAGCAGATCGAGTTCATGCGGCTGTCCGACAAGCGCATCCTGCTCATCATCGTCACCCCCGAAGGCGACGTGCAGAACCGGATGCTCGCGACGCCGCGCGACTACTCGCCGTCGCAGCTGACCGAGGCGTCCAACTACATCAACGCACATTTCGCCGGCCTGTCGTTCGACGAAGTGCGCCGCCGCCTGCGCGACGAGATCGACCAGCTGCGCGGCGACATGACCGCACTGATGCACGCGGCCGTGACCGCCAGCACCGAGGTGCCGGATACGGAAGACACCGTGCTCATTTCCGGCGAGCGCAACCTGCTCGAGGTTGCCGACCTGTCGTCCGACATGGCGCGGCTGCGCAAGCTGTTCGACGTGTTCGACCAGAAGACCGGCCTGCTGCAGTTGCTCGACGTGTCGAGCCATGCGCAGGGCGTGCAGATCTTCATCGGCGGCGAATCGACGCTCGTGCCGATCGAGGAGATGAGCGTCGTCACCGCGCCCTACGAGGTGAACGGCCAGATCGTCGGCACGCTCGGCGTGATCGGCCCGACCCGCATGGCGTACAACCGGGTGATCCCGATTGTGGACATCACCGCGCGCCTGCTGTCGCTCACGCTCAGCCAGCAATAA
- the hemH gene encoding ferrochelatase: protein MRFDLEPPSSVAAAHRIAVLLINLGTPDAPTPRAVRRYLAEFLSDPRVVEIPQAVWQVLLRTLILPLRGRASAKKYAAVWMPEGSPLRVHTERQVDGVRHLLASNDYQVLVDYAMRYGSPSIPQVLAQLKRAGVERVLLMPMYPQYSASTTATAFDAAFNALARMRNQPEVRTVRHYADHPAYIHALAEQVRQYWAQHGRPDFAAGDKLVLSFHGVPKRTLDLGDPYHDQCQQTAALLMTTLGLSTIECRVTFQSRFGKAEWLQPYTAPTLRELGEAGVRRADVFCPGFTADCLETIEEIGMEVRDEFIAGGGKAFHRIPCLNGAHAWIGALGEIVAENLQGWPVKAAQPETIG from the coding sequence ATGCGCTTCGATCTTGAGCCGCCATCGAGCGTCGCGGCCGCCCATCGCATCGCGGTGCTGCTGATCAACCTCGGCACACCCGACGCCCCGACGCCGCGCGCGGTTCGTCGCTACCTCGCCGAATTCCTGTCCGATCCCCGCGTGGTCGAAATTCCGCAGGCGGTCTGGCAGGTCTTGCTGCGCACGCTGATCCTGCCGTTGCGCGGCCGCGCGTCCGCGAAGAAATACGCGGCCGTGTGGATGCCCGAAGGCTCGCCGCTGCGCGTGCATACCGAGCGCCAGGTCGACGGCGTGCGCCACCTGCTCGCGTCGAACGACTATCAGGTGCTGGTCGACTACGCGATGCGCTACGGCAGCCCGAGCATTCCGCAGGTGCTCGCGCAGCTCAAGCGCGCGGGCGTCGAGCGCGTGCTGCTGATGCCGATGTACCCGCAATACTCGGCGTCGACGACGGCGACCGCCTTCGACGCGGCGTTCAACGCGCTCGCGCGCATGCGCAACCAGCCGGAAGTCCGCACCGTGCGCCATTACGCCGATCATCCGGCATATATCCACGCGCTCGCCGAGCAGGTGCGGCAGTATTGGGCGCAGCACGGGCGGCCCGATTTCGCGGCGGGCGACAAGCTGGTGCTGAGCTTCCATGGCGTGCCGAAGCGCACGCTCGACCTCGGCGATCCCTATCACGACCAGTGCCAGCAGACGGCCGCGCTGCTGATGACGACGCTCGGGCTGTCGACGATCGAATGCCGCGTGACCTTCCAGTCGCGTTTCGGCAAGGCGGAATGGCTGCAGCCGTACACCGCGCCGACGCTGCGCGAGCTCGGCGAAGCAGGCGTGCGGCGCGCGGACGTGTTCTGTCCGGGCTTCACGGCCGACTGTCTCGAGACGATCGAGGAGATCGGGATGGAAGTGCGCGACGAATTCATCGCGGGCGGCGGCAAGGCGTTCCACCGCATTCCGTGCCTGAACGGCGCGCACGCGTGGATCGGCGCGCTCGGCGAGATCGTCGCCGAGAATCTGCAGGGCTGGCCGGTCAAGGCGGCGCAGCCGGAAACCATAGGCTGA
- a CDS encoding RNA-binding S4 domain-containing protein — protein MNYKISTEPGARLRIDKWLWAARFFKTRSLAADAVDKGRVRIGGAPVKPAKEVRVGDEVEIAIDGIVWHIAVLGVCDLRGPASVAQTLYAETESGRAARLAEQERRRTFHEPAAELHGRPTKRDRRIIDRFSGGR, from the coding sequence ATGAACTACAAGATCTCCACCGAGCCGGGCGCGCGGCTGCGCATCGACAAGTGGCTGTGGGCCGCCCGGTTCTTCAAGACGCGCTCGCTCGCGGCCGACGCGGTCGACAAGGGGCGGGTGCGGATCGGCGGCGCGCCGGTCAAGCCGGCCAAGGAGGTGCGCGTCGGCGACGAGGTCGAGATTGCGATCGACGGCATCGTCTGGCACATTGCCGTGCTGGGCGTGTGCGACCTGCGCGGGCCGGCGAGCGTCGCACAGACGCTTTACGCGGAGACGGAATCCGGGCGCGCCGCGCGGCTCGCCGAACAGGAGCGGCGCCGCACGTTCCACGAACCGGCGGCTGAACTGCACGGCCGGCCGACGAAGCGCGACCGTCGCATCATCGACAGATTTTCGGGTGGGCGCTGA
- the grpE gene encoding nucleotide exchange factor GrpE, producing the protein MENTQENPATQSAEDIGSEAQAAQGAAPAADAAEAALAEAQAKVAELQESFLRAKAETENVRRRAQDDVAKAHKFAIESFAEHLLPVLDSLEAAVGDTSGDLAKVREGVELTLRQLTNALEKGRVVAINPVGEKFDPHQHQAISMVPAEQEPNTVVAVLQKGYTIADRVLRPALVTVAQPK; encoded by the coding sequence ATGGAAAACACGCAAGAGAACCCGGCTACCCAATCGGCCGAAGACATCGGCAGCGAGGCGCAGGCGGCGCAAGGCGCCGCGCCGGCAGCCGACGCCGCCGAAGCGGCGCTCGCCGAGGCTCAAGCCAAGGTCGCCGAGCTGCAGGAGAGCTTCCTGCGGGCGAAGGCCGAGACCGAGAACGTGCGCCGCCGCGCACAGGACGACGTCGCGAAGGCGCACAAGTTCGCGATCGAGAGCTTTGCGGAGCACCTGCTGCCGGTGCTGGACAGCCTCGAGGCGGCGGTCGGCGACACGTCGGGCGACCTCGCGAAGGTGCGCGAGGGTGTCGAACTGACGCTGCGCCAGCTGACGAACGCGCTCGAGAAGGGCCGCGTCGTTGCGATCAACCCGGTCGGCGAGAAGTTCGATCCGCACCAGCACCAGGCGATCTCGATGGTGCCGGCCGAGCAGGAGCCGAACACCGTCGTCGCCGTGCTGCAGAAGGGCTATACGATCGCCGACCGCGTGCTGCGCCCGGCGCTCGTCACGGTCGCGCAACCGAAGTAA